In Rutidosis leptorrhynchoides isolate AG116_Rl617_1_P2 chromosome 2, CSIRO_AGI_Rlap_v1, whole genome shotgun sequence, one genomic interval encodes:
- the LOC139889460 gene encoding uncharacterized protein has translation MKDMARLGINLDDTHKCKSCGSKAKPRPRRSSRCTDSHLHSISEEEIREFDTYFKRAWVWGQGEIRWVGLLWGSSDFGYIQKEVVGNSGGMLLIWDTKSFKASSTMCSEYFLAVRGNWVGSGKDSIIVNIYGPHDDASKKVMWRSLDSIMLGIDSAWVLCGDFNEVRVESDRKNCEFIRRRASRFNDFINRNKLIEIPINGRKFTRISDDGVKFSKLDRFLISDLFLDLWNDLSVAPLDRILDHFPLILRDKIVDYGPKLFKVFNVWFQKDGVDNIIQGAWGKPVTSRRLDCIFRDKLKNVKFALKKWSNKEFGNLDNEINNRKEKEAAGLEDKFCETEIWEAIKECGSLKAPGPDEFNLKFYKKYWELIKIDLLNAINSFWDKGEFSNGCTASFITLVPKKTDPTSLNEYRPISLIGSYYKIVTKVLSNRLRKVVPKLVGNEQSAFIKEVMEFMGFGVRWRHWIPSCLKSASISVLVNGSPTSEFKLERGVRQGDPLSPFLFILAAEGLNALTKAAVNSNLFVGCEISCDKICVSHLQYADDTIYFGDWI, from the exons ATGAAGGATATGGCCAGATTGGGTATTAACCTTGATGATACACATAAGTGTAAATCTTGTGGTTCCAAAGCGAAGCCAAGACCTAGAAGATCCAGCAGGTGCACCGATTCTCATTTACATTCGATCAGTGAGGAAGAAATCAGGGAGTTCG ATACTTACTTTAAACGTGCGTGGGTTTGGGGTCAAGGGGAAATTCGG TGGGTTGGGTTACTTTGGGGGAGTAGCGATTTTGGGTACATACAAAAAGAAGTGGTTGGGAATTCAGGAGGGATGTTATTGATATGGGATACAAAGTCTTTTAAAGCCTCTAGTACTATGTGTAGTGAGTACTTTTTGGCGGTGCGTGGCAATTGGGTCGGGTCCGGAAAAGATTCAATTATTGTCAACATATATGGGCCTCACGACGATGCAAGTAAAAAAGTAATGTGGAGATCCTTAGATAGTATTATGTTGGGAATTGATTCGGCGTGGGTGTTATGTGGTGATTTTAATGAGGTTAGGGTTGAGTCGGATAGAAAGAATTGTGAATTCATTAGACGGAGGGCTTCTAGATTCAATGATTTCATCAATCGAAACAAGCTAATTGAGATCCCAATCAACGGTAGGAAATTCACTAGAATAAGTGACGACGGGGTTAAGTTTAGTAAGCTCGATAGATTTCTCATTTCTGACTTATTCCTTGATCTTTGGAACGACCTCTCGGTGGCTCCATTAGATCGAATTTTGGACCATTTCCCTCTAATCTTGAGAGATAAAATCGTCGATTATGGTCCAAAGCTGTTTAAAGTATTTAATGTGTGGTTTCAAAAGGATGGGGTAGACAACATCATTCAAGGTGCGTGGGGGAAACCGGTTACTAGTAGACGTCTTGATTGTATTTTTCGAGATAAATTGAAAAATGTGAAATTCGCACTTAAGAAATGGAGCAACAAGGAGTTCGGTAATCTTGATAATGAGATCAACAATCGTAAGGAGAAG GAAGCAGCTGGATTAGAGGATAAGTTTTGTGAAACAGAAATTTGGGAAGCAATAAAGGAATGCGGGAGTTTAAAGGCTCCGGGTCCCGATGAGTTCAATCTAAAATTCTACAAAAAATATTGGGAGTTAATCAAAATCGATCTCTTAAATGCAATCAACTCTTTTTGGGATAAGGGTGAATTTTCCAATGGTTGTACTGCGTCATTCATTACCCTTGTACCAAAGAAGACGGATCCAACCTCACTAAATGAATACCGGCCAATTAGCTTGATTGGGAGTTACTACAAAATTGTCACAAAAGTGCTTTCAAACCGCCTTCGTAAAGTCGTTCCAAAACTTGTGGGTAATGAACAAAGCGCTTTTATTAAAG AGGTGATGGAAtttatgggttttggtgttcgatggcGGCATTGGATTCCTTCTTGTCTTAAATCGGCCTCTATTTCGGTTCTAGTCAATGGCTCTCCAACTAGCGAGTTTAAGTTGGAAAGAGGTGTGCGACAAGGAGACCCACTTTCTCCTTTTCTTTTTATTCTTGCGGCCGAAGGCCTTAATGCACTTACTAAAGCCGCGGTTAACTCGAATCTTTTTGTCGGTTGTGAAATTAGTTGTGATAAAATTTGTGTCTCACATTTACAATATGCGGACGATACAATCTACTTTGGAGATTGgatataa